One window from the genome of Commensalibacter oyaizuii encodes:
- a CDS encoding M3 family oligoendopeptidase: protein MLSFDHITRSQKNSSGIDQDHQDHLPSWDLSDLYSSPDCPQLQSDLDKAQNLASQFIKTWQGNLQTASSQQIAKAIHDYEAISELLGRIGSYAQLIFTTDSTDQKNTQFYQHISEKTTDISTKILFFSLELNRIDEDTLNEKLNDPALQVWKPFLDSIRLFRPYQLNDDLEKLLHEKAVTGRNTWSRLYDETLAAMKITVDGEKVSLGEALNKLSSADPVTRQNAATGLSSSFTKNLRLFSLITNTLAKDKQITDQWRQFPRVDSERNCDNMIEDQVVDALVNAVTNDYQRLSHRYYLLKAKWLGLKKLQHWDRNAPLPDDSDQNIPWEQAKDIVYSAYQEFDPRMGEMIKIFLDKPWIDATLRPGKASGAFAHPTVPSVHPYILLNYHGRNRDVMTLAHELGHGIHQLLAAKQGYILGNTPLTLAETASVFGEMLTFQSLLRTQKTKEQRRIMLSRKVEDMLNTVVRQIAFYQFERKVHEARKENELLPEQIGQFWMQTQQESLGPAFEFTQDYATYWTYIPHFIHSPFYVYAYAFGDCLVNALYKVYQDGHPNFQDKYIKLLEAGGTKKHQDLLAPFGLNASDPQFWRKGLDVISHFIDELEQA, encoded by the coding sequence ATGTTGTCGTTTGATCATATTACCCGCAGTCAAAAAAATAGCTCTGGCATCGACCAAGATCATCAAGACCATTTACCATCTTGGGATTTGTCAGATTTATATTCATCTCCTGATTGTCCTCAATTACAAAGTGATCTGGACAAAGCTCAAAATCTGGCCTCACAATTCATCAAAACATGGCAGGGCAACTTACAGACAGCTTCAAGTCAGCAAATTGCCAAAGCTATTCACGATTACGAAGCAATCAGTGAATTACTGGGGCGCATCGGGTCCTATGCACAATTAATCTTTACCACTGATTCTACGGATCAAAAAAACACACAATTCTATCAACATATCAGTGAGAAAACCACTGATATTAGCACAAAAATTTTATTTTTCTCGCTCGAATTAAACCGTATAGACGAAGATACGCTTAATGAAAAATTAAATGACCCGGCTCTGCAAGTTTGGAAACCATTTTTGGATAGTATCCGATTATTCCGCCCCTACCAACTGAATGATGATCTTGAAAAACTGCTGCATGAAAAAGCAGTGACAGGGCGTAATACTTGGTCAAGACTATATGATGAAACCTTGGCAGCAATGAAAATTACAGTCGATGGAGAAAAAGTCAGCCTAGGTGAAGCATTAAATAAATTGTCATCTGCCGACCCTGTAACGCGTCAGAATGCTGCGACAGGGTTAAGCAGCAGTTTTACTAAAAATCTACGCTTGTTTTCATTAATTACAAACACATTGGCCAAAGACAAACAAATTACCGATCAATGGCGACAGTTCCCAAGGGTGGATTCCGAACGCAATTGCGACAATATGATCGAAGATCAAGTCGTTGATGCCTTGGTTAATGCCGTTACCAATGATTATCAACGTCTTTCCCATCGTTATTACTTGCTTAAAGCAAAATGGTTGGGATTAAAAAAATTACAACACTGGGATCGTAACGCCCCTTTGCCTGATGACAGCGATCAAAACATCCCTTGGGAACAAGCCAAAGATATCGTATATTCTGCTTATCAAGAGTTTGATCCACGTATGGGTGAAATGATCAAAATATTCCTGGACAAACCTTGGATTGATGCCACATTACGACCTGGCAAAGCATCGGGGGCATTTGCACATCCAACAGTCCCTTCGGTCCATCCTTATATATTGTTAAACTATCACGGTCGAAATCGCGATGTAATGACTCTGGCTCATGAATTGGGGCACGGCATACATCAATTATTAGCAGCAAAACAAGGGTATATTTTAGGCAATACCCCCCTAACATTGGCTGAAACCGCTAGTGTTTTTGGTGAAATGTTAACCTTTCAAAGTCTGTTACGAACGCAAAAAACCAAAGAACAACGCCGTATCATGCTAAGCCGTAAGGTCGAAGACATGCTAAATACCGTTGTCCGCCAAATTGCTTTTTACCAGTTTGAACGCAAAGTGCATGAGGCACGTAAGGAAAATGAACTGCTTCCAGAACAAATTGGGCAATTTTGGATGCAAACCCAGCAAGAAAGCTTAGGTCCAGCATTCGAATTTACCCAAGATTATGCCACCTATTGGACATATATTCCCCATTTCATTCATTCACCGTTTTATGTCTATGCCTATGCTTTTGGGGATTGCTTGGTAAATGCTTTGTATAAGGTTTATCAAGATGGTCATCCTAATTTTCAAGATAAATATATCAAGCTATTAGAAGCAGGCGGCACAAAAAAGCATCAAGATTTACTGGCTCCTTTTGGATTGAATGCATCCGACCCTCAATTTTGGCGTAAAGGTTTGGATGTTATCTCTCATTTTATTGATGAATTGGAACAAGCATAA
- a CDS encoding acyltransferase family protein, translating to MASFPFRYDINGLRAIAVIAVLIFHYNHAWLQGGFTGVDIFFVISGYLITTIILKQSKKSTFSLIRFYKSRIKRIVPALLMVCIILIIVGYALFEPMTYKPIGQYSYSSLLFVSNFVYYTKSGYFDASSDDNFLLHTWSLSVEWQFYLIYPIILLLFYKIFHKNTVKLILILITITSFSLNIYFATFNSNFAFYMLPTRIWELLIGALAFLYPIALTYYYKKIVALLGIAIIIISLLIIPATAPWSSYFIILPVAGAYLLIISKPDKIFLSNFIFQLIGKLSYSIYLVHWPIIVFFRTIQVNLNIYSYILLTSIFSSLLYVLIERKRNYSYIFILSYLTTILTGLYISINGISARIQDEKYKLDATQFHQQYYGGKNIPSLSMVTSFNKQANPQPEFILTGDSHARQYGNYFLNQKINFIGLFADGCLAFHDFYINILTQNKYLKACIKQYDNLQKTLRKNPNSDIIMVQRWDLYEFYPIHHIANQPNTSDLFKALKQEIEQLIKEGGNQRHYFIIGRTFDSNYSSFKCNAKKQLFFYKYINPLPCQTTIPKSAIYINDLLKKITSDIPNVYFIDPNDAICSQDTCKIVDNRNNPILSNEDHLSIFGADIVGSYIWHKITTIKKHDRNIKDHK from the coding sequence ATGGCATCGTTCCCTTTTAGGTATGACATTAACGGACTAAGAGCCATTGCTGTCATTGCCGTTCTCATTTTTCACTATAATCATGCTTGGTTACAAGGGGGATTTACTGGGGTCGATATTTTCTTTGTAATTTCTGGTTATCTTATTACTACAATTATTTTAAAACAATCAAAAAAGAGCACTTTTTCCTTAATCCGTTTTTACAAATCCCGTATCAAACGTATTGTTCCTGCATTATTAATGGTTTGCATTATATTAATAATTGTAGGATATGCATTGTTTGAACCAATGACTTATAAACCTATTGGGCAATACAGTTATAGCAGTTTATTATTCGTTTCGAATTTCGTATATTATACAAAATCTGGATATTTTGATGCCAGCTCCGATGATAATTTCCTGCTGCACACATGGTCTCTTTCTGTAGAATGGCAGTTTTATCTGATCTATCCTATTATTTTGTTATTATTTTACAAAATTTTTCATAAAAATACAGTCAAGCTTATCTTAATTCTTATAACTATCACTAGTTTTTCTTTAAATATCTACTTTGCTACCTTTAATTCCAATTTTGCCTTTTATATGCTTCCTACTCGTATTTGGGAGTTGCTGATAGGGGCATTGGCCTTTTTATATCCTATAGCGCTAACATATTATTATAAAAAAATAGTTGCATTGCTGGGAATAGCAATAATCATTATTTCGCTCCTTATTATTCCTGCCACTGCTCCTTGGTCCAGTTATTTCATTATTCTGCCAGTTGCTGGGGCTTATTTACTGATCATCAGCAAACCTGATAAAATATTTCTTTCTAATTTTATATTTCAACTGATTGGCAAGTTGTCTTATTCAATCTATTTAGTCCACTGGCCAATTATCGTTTTTTTTAGAACTATACAAGTTAATCTGAATATTTATAGTTATATCTTATTAACGTCGATATTTTCCAGTTTACTATACGTTTTGATAGAACGAAAAAGAAATTACAGTTATATATTTATATTATCTTACTTAACTACAATTCTTACTGGACTTTATATTTCGATTAACGGGATAAGTGCTAGAATACAAGATGAAAAATACAAACTTGATGCAACTCAGTTTCATCAACAATATTACGGTGGGAAAAATATTCCTTCCTTATCAATGGTAACATCATTCAACAAACAAGCTAATCCCCAACCTGAATTCATCTTAACAGGGGACAGCCATGCGCGCCAATATGGAAATTATTTCCTAAATCAAAAGATTAATTTTATTGGATTATTTGCAGATGGTTGTCTGGCTTTTCATGATTTTTATATTAATATTTTGACACAAAATAAATACCTCAAAGCCTGTATAAAACAATATGATAATTTACAAAAGACATTAAGAAAAAATCCAAACAGTGATATAATCATGGTTCAAAGGTGGGATTTATATGAATTTTATCCCATTCATCACATCGCAAACCAACCAAATACATCAGATTTATTCAAAGCCTTAAAGCAAGAAATTGAACAATTAATAAAAGAAGGTGGAAATCAGCGCCATTATTTTATCATTGGCAGAACCTTTGACAGTAATTACAGCAGCTTCAAATGTAATGCAAAAAAACAGTTGTTCTTTTATAAATATATTAATCCCTTACCCTGCCAAACAACCATTCCTAAATCTGCAATATATATCAATGATCTTTTGAAAAAAATTACTAGCGACATTCCTAATGTGTATTTTATTGATCCCAACGATGCTATATGCAGCCAAGATACATGCAAAATTGTTGATAATCGTAATAACCCTATTTTATCAAACGAAGATCATCTGTCGATTTTTGGCGCAGACATCGTTGGGTCATATATTTGGCATAAAATCACCACAATAAAGAAACATGATCGAAACATAAAAGATCACAAATAA
- the xylB gene encoding xylulokinase, whose product MYIGIDIGTSGIKGIILDDQHNILASHTEKLTVSRLHPLWSEQDPNHWWEAADKVMLSLGQQHPLKDVKAIGLTGQMHGAVLLDKSGKILRPAILWNDGRSYQECIDLEKAVPDSRQITGNLMMPGFTAPKICWVRKHEPEIYRQIDKVLLPKDYLRWLMNGVFASDMSDAAGTMWLDVGKRVWSEPLLNACGLTTDHMPQLFEGNQSTGTIKSALAERWGLSNTVTITAGGGDNAAGAIGVGIYRKGQAMLSLGTSGVYFVAADGFLCNPEQAVHSFCHALPNTWHLMSVMLSAASCLDWVAKMTGIASVPELLKAAESTAKDPSSLIFLPYLSGERTPHNNPQATGVFVGLTHKHDRQDLARAVVEGVSFGLAEGMEVLHATGLKPDHISLIGGGARSAFWRQLLADITGQVLDYRQGGDVGPALGAARLAMLSCNPNVTIGDLLPEPPVEASYHPHAEMRDKYQEKYLKFKATYKALKPIF is encoded by the coding sequence ATGTATATAGGTATTGATATAGGCACATCTGGTATTAAAGGGATTATATTAGATGATCAGCATAATATATTGGCAAGCCATACTGAAAAATTAACAGTGTCCCGCTTGCATCCCTTGTGGTCAGAGCAAGACCCCAATCATTGGTGGGAGGCTGCTGATAAAGTTATGTTGTCTTTGGGACAGCAACATCCTTTAAAAGATGTGAAGGCAATCGGCTTGACAGGTCAAATGCACGGCGCTGTTTTGTTGGATAAGAGCGGTAAAATATTGCGCCCTGCTATTTTATGGAATGATGGGCGTAGTTATCAAGAGTGCATTGATTTAGAAAAGGCGGTCCCAGATTCACGTCAAATCACTGGTAATTTAATGATGCCAGGATTTACAGCCCCAAAAATTTGCTGGGTGCGTAAACATGAACCAGAAATTTACCGACAAATTGACAAAGTTTTATTACCTAAAGATTATTTACGCTGGTTAATGAATGGCGTTTTTGCATCAGATATGTCTGATGCTGCAGGTACAATGTGGCTAGACGTGGGTAAACGTGTATGGAGTGAGCCATTATTAAATGCATGTGGATTGACAACAGATCATATGCCACAGTTGTTTGAAGGCAATCAATCAACAGGAACTATTAAATCCGCACTGGCGGAACGTTGGGGACTGTCGAATACAGTAACAATTACTGCAGGTGGGGGTGATAATGCAGCGGGCGCTATTGGTGTTGGAATTTACCGTAAAGGTCAAGCCATGTTATCGCTTGGGACGTCTGGGGTATATTTTGTAGCTGCAGATGGATTTTTGTGTAACCCTGAACAAGCCGTGCATAGTTTTTGTCATGCTCTGCCCAATACGTGGCATTTAATGTCAGTAATGTTGAGCGCAGCTTCTTGTTTGGATTGGGTTGCTAAAATGACGGGAATTGCTTCTGTTCCAGAGCTATTAAAAGCAGCTGAAAGTACCGCAAAAGATCCTTCGTCATTGATTTTCTTACCTTATCTTTCTGGTGAACGTACCCCTCATAACAATCCTCAGGCAACGGGTGTATTTGTTGGCCTTACGCACAAGCATGATCGACAAGATTTGGCACGTGCGGTTGTCGAAGGTGTCAGTTTTGGATTAGCTGAAGGTATGGAGGTTTTACACGCAACAGGATTAAAACCAGATCACATTAGTTTGATTGGTGGAGGTGCAAGAAGTGCCTTTTGGCGTCAGTTGTTAGCCGATATTACAGGACAAGTCTTGGATTATCGTCAAGGTGGCGACGTCGGCCCCGCATTAGGGGCTGCACGCTTGGCAATGTTAAGTTGTAATCCTAATGTTACTATTGGTGATCTTCTGCCAGAACCGCCTGTTGAGGCATCTTATCATCCTCATGCTGAAATGAGAGATAAGTATCAAGAAAAATATCTAAAATTCAAGGCTACTTATAAGGCCCTCAAACCAATTTTTTAA
- a CDS encoding ABC1 kinase family protein, with protein MEKDDNLDKTSLFGGMRRMIKSTTAVGGIAARLAGEKMGIPINKSAHAEELKSILGGLKGPMMKVAQLISTIPNVLPDEYAKELAQLQSNAPPMGWSFVRRRMKSELGPNWESRFKNFSHEAAAAASLGQVHRAALHDGREVACKLQYPDMASTVESDLKQLRLLITVYHRLDNAIKQDEVYKELVTRLQEELDYEREAANLRLFSLMLQDSSRTIVPDLIEDLSTKRLLTMEWVEGKSLQHMINSGLDQARKNDIARSLFFSWYIPFYHYGVIHGDPHMGNFLINPDNRLCLLDFGSIRIFQGKFVQGVIDLCKAIETHDDELAHHAYTSWGFKDISKETMEILNEWARFLYAPLTQDKERLIQDDSDPDLGRKIAAKVHKGLQKAGGVTPPREFVLVDRSAIGLGSLFTRLNAKLNWHHMFQEMIANFNQETMDRAQKQALETARVPPPLE; from the coding sequence ATGGAAAAAGACGATAATCTTGATAAAACCAGCCTGTTTGGCGGAATGAGACGAATGATTAAATCGACCACAGCCGTCGGGGGAATAGCAGCACGCTTAGCAGGTGAAAAAATGGGAATACCCATTAATAAATCCGCCCATGCGGAAGAATTGAAAAGCATATTGGGTGGGCTAAAAGGCCCTATGATGAAAGTTGCTCAATTAATCAGTACTATTCCAAATGTTCTGCCTGATGAATATGCTAAAGAATTGGCGCAATTACAATCCAACGCACCACCGATGGGATGGTCATTTGTTCGTCGTCGCATGAAATCAGAGCTGGGACCTAATTGGGAGAGCCGTTTTAAAAATTTTTCCCACGAGGCCGCAGCGGCAGCAAGCCTTGGACAGGTTCATCGTGCAGCTTTGCATGATGGACGTGAAGTTGCCTGTAAATTGCAATACCCTGACATGGCCAGCACAGTGGAATCTGATCTTAAACAACTGCGTTTACTAATTACCGTTTACCATCGTTTAGACAATGCGATTAAACAAGATGAAGTCTACAAAGAACTAGTAACCCGTCTACAAGAAGAGTTGGACTATGAACGTGAAGCCGCGAATTTGCGTCTTTTTTCCTTAATGCTTCAAGATAGCAGCCGCACTATTGTTCCTGATTTAATCGAAGATTTATCAACCAAGCGTCTTTTAACCATGGAATGGGTGGAAGGGAAAAGCCTGCAACATATGATTAATTCAGGCTTGGACCAGGCACGAAAAAACGATATTGCACGCTCTTTATTCTTTTCTTGGTACATCCCTTTTTATCATTATGGGGTAATTCATGGCGATCCCCACATGGGGAATTTCCTAATTAATCCAGATAATCGTCTGTGCTTGCTGGATTTTGGTTCAATTCGTATTTTCCAAGGTAAATTCGTGCAAGGTGTTATTGATTTATGCAAAGCTATCGAAACCCACGATGATGAATTAGCCCACCATGCCTATACCTCCTGGGGGTTTAAAGATATTTCAAAAGAAACCATGGAAATCTTAAACGAATGGGCACGGTTTTTGTATGCCCCCCTTACCCAAGATAAAGAACGTTTAATCCAAGATGATAGTGATCCTGATCTTGGACGAAAAATTGCAGCCAAAGTCCATAAAGGTTTGCAAAAAGCAGGGGGCGTAACCCCACCAAGAGAATTCGTCTTGGTTGATCGTTCTGCCATTGGGTTGGGCAGTTTATTTACACGATTAAATGCTAAATTAAATTGGCATCATATGTTCCAAGAAATGATCGCTAATTTTAATCAAGAAACTATGGATCGAGCACAAAAACAAGCACTTGAAACAGCCAGAGTCCCACCCCCATTAGAATAA
- the uvrB gene encoding excinuclease ABC subunit UvrB, whose product MKKHKNRDYQVIFHPEKIPAKPKINQFKVVSDFEPAGDQPSAIAALTEGIKAGDRNQVLLGVTGSGKTFTMAKVIEAVQKPTLILAPNKTLAAQLYGEMKEFFPENAVEYFVSYYDYYQPEAYIPRSDTYIEKDSQINEQIDRMRHAATQALLERNDVVIVGSVSCIYGIGSPESYSQMVVRVEVGGEIDRDTLIKGLVEQQYRRNDAAFQRGTFRVRGETIDIFPVQNADRAWRVHLFGDEVEEIDEFDPLTGVKTGSLQHIAVYANSHFVTPRPTLTQAMKTIKSELKLRLDQFVAEGKLLEAERLQQRTTFDLEMIETTGLCKGIENYSRYLTGRNPGEPPPTLFEYLPEDALLIVDESHVSVPQIGGMERGDYARKKTLSDFGFRLPSCMDNRPLNFAEWDSYRPQSIFVSATPGPWELEQSAGVFVEQVIRPTGLTDPITDVRPVELQVDDLLAESRKVIQQGGRVLVTTLTKKMSEKLTDYMTESGIKVRYLHSDIDTLERIEIIRDLRLGVFDVLVGINLLREGLDIPECQLVAILDADKEGFLRSRTSLVQTIGRAARNVDGRVLLYADKMTDSLKYAIDETARRREKQTLWNKQHNITPASVRKKIGEAMASVYEQDYVTVSPIQSKHANTFVGKDLQHTVAELEKRMHAAAANLEFEEAAHIRDEIKRLEDMDLGLDHQLKSSVSLHYVAKKKETSFVPKPLGPGGGGYKPSPRRRTRTVKKG is encoded by the coding sequence ATGAAAAAGCATAAAAATAGAGACTATCAAGTTATTTTTCACCCTGAGAAAATTCCTGCAAAACCAAAAATTAATCAATTCAAAGTTGTATCTGATTTTGAGCCTGCTGGCGATCAACCTTCTGCGATAGCTGCATTAACCGAGGGCATTAAGGCAGGGGATCGCAATCAGGTTTTGTTGGGGGTGACGGGATCGGGTAAAACCTTTACCATGGCCAAGGTCATTGAAGCTGTACAAAAACCAACCTTGATTTTGGCCCCCAATAAGACATTAGCAGCTCAGCTTTATGGAGAGATGAAAGAATTCTTTCCTGAGAATGCTGTTGAATATTTTGTCAGTTATTATGATTATTATCAGCCCGAAGCCTATATTCCACGTTCAGATACTTATATTGAAAAAGATAGCCAAATTAACGAGCAAATCGATCGAATGCGACATGCTGCTACTCAGGCTTTGTTAGAACGTAATGATGTAGTAATTGTTGGGTCTGTTTCATGCATTTACGGTATTGGATCACCTGAATCATATTCCCAAATGGTGGTACGTGTTGAGGTTGGTGGCGAAATCGATCGTGATACACTGATAAAGGGATTGGTAGAACAACAATATCGTCGTAACGATGCGGCCTTTCAACGGGGAACTTTTCGGGTAAGGGGGGAAACTATTGATATTTTCCCCGTGCAAAATGCAGACCGTGCGTGGCGTGTGCATCTATTTGGTGACGAAGTTGAAGAAATAGATGAATTTGACCCCCTAACTGGGGTAAAAACAGGCAGCTTGCAACATATTGCTGTTTATGCCAACAGTCATTTTGTGACACCACGTCCCACGTTAACCCAAGCAATGAAAACCATCAAATCTGAATTAAAGCTACGGTTGGATCAATTTGTTGCCGAGGGTAAGTTGTTAGAAGCTGAGCGTTTACAACAACGCACGACATTTGATTTGGAAATGATTGAAACAACGGGACTGTGTAAGGGGATTGAAAACTATTCTCGTTATTTAACGGGGCGCAATCCCGGGGAACCCCCTCCAACTTTGTTTGAATATTTGCCAGAAGATGCGTTATTAATTGTTGATGAAAGCCACGTTAGTGTTCCACAGATCGGGGGTATGGAGCGTGGGGACTATGCACGCAAGAAGACATTGTCTGACTTTGGATTTCGCTTACCTTCTTGTATGGATAACCGGCCGTTAAATTTCGCCGAGTGGGATTCGTATCGACCTCAAAGTATTTTTGTCAGTGCCACACCAGGGCCGTGGGAACTTGAACAAAGCGCAGGTGTTTTTGTCGAACAAGTTATCCGTCCAACAGGGCTTACCGACCCTATTACAGACGTTCGTCCTGTAGAGTTGCAGGTTGATGATTTATTGGCTGAATCACGTAAGGTTATTCAACAAGGTGGACGTGTTTTGGTAACAACGTTGACCAAAAAAATGTCTGAGAAATTAACTGATTATATGACTGAATCAGGGATTAAGGTTCGCTATTTACACTCTGATATTGATACGCTAGAGCGGATTGAAATTATTCGCGATTTACGTCTTGGTGTTTTTGATGTTTTGGTTGGTATTAATTTGTTACGCGAAGGGTTAGACATTCCAGAATGTCAGTTGGTCGCTATCTTAGATGCCGATAAAGAGGGATTCTTGCGATCTCGTACGTCATTAGTGCAAACAATTGGACGGGCGGCACGAAATGTCGATGGACGTGTTTTATTATATGCGGATAAAATGACCGACAGTTTAAAATATGCCATTGATGAAACAGCCAGGAGACGGGAAAAACAAACCTTGTGGAATAAACAGCATAATATTACTCCAGCTTCCGTAAGAAAAAAAATTGGGGAAGCAATGGCCTCTGTATACGAACAAGATTATGTAACCGTTTCGCCAATCCAATCAAAGCATGCAAATACATTTGTAGGAAAAGATTTACAACACACCGTTGCTGAATTAGAAAAGCGCATGCATGCTGCGGCTGCAAATTTAGAATTTGAGGAAGCAGCACATATACGAGACGAGATTAAAAGGCTAGAAGATATGGATCTGGGGCTGGATCATCAATTAAAATCATCTGTTTCCTTGCATTATGTGGCAAAAAAGAAAGAGACCTCTTTTGTTCCAAAGCCCTTGGGGCCAGGGGGTGGCGGGTATAAACCCTCTCCACGTAGAAGAACTCGAACCGTGAAGAAAGGCTAA
- a CDS encoding SEL1-like repeat protein — MPMSRSKIALVGKVATACSVIFIILCICFYKTIRTGFIEAQFNRANIYMQGDGTSQDFKKAREYLEQSANAGNDEAQYMLGVMYEKGRGAEQDHRKAFEFYQKSAKQGYTKAQYALGNMYKYAKGVAADPAQAVKWYEQSAKSGDIDGKYAAGIEYYEGFNGRRDIQKGLDFLKQAAEQGNTKAMAYLGKLYFKGKDVPKNDQQAFSYFERAAYKGDRKAQFYLGLMYEKGDGTEQDYSKAIYWYERAAKTNASAQYQLARMYKEGLGVDVNYNTAFELLKSAAKKNNVQAQYTLAHLYDDGNNVPQDYPKALYWYEKASRDGDNRATYALGMMFLQGRGVNEDFRKAFDLFKRAGQDGNVAAQLKVAQIYEKGEQDKDVPIDYVKAKEWYEKAAAQHSANAYYALGKLYQRGLGVEKDYAKAVQWYEKGVESGDVESELALANLYRDGQDIAQDYAKALALYEQAANKGNMDALLALGQMYEQGLGTPQDDKKAFEIYQRGINSNNTDLLYRLGMMYYQGIGTNKDYSKAASLFEKAAYQGSTDADLILGTLYLNGQGTAVNVIKAKEYFEQAVKQGNAKAMYLLANLYHNGHQIPKDLDLAKSLLQQSCDKGFHDSCVMLKSMR, encoded by the coding sequence ATGCCTATGTCCAGATCGAAAATAGCACTTGTTGGAAAAGTCGCCACGGCTTGTTCTGTTATTTTTATTATTTTATGTATTTGTTTTTATAAAACTATTCGAACTGGATTTATCGAAGCACAGTTTAATAGGGCTAATATTTACATGCAAGGCGATGGTACATCCCAAGATTTTAAAAAAGCGCGTGAATATTTAGAACAATCTGCAAATGCTGGCAATGACGAAGCTCAATATATGTTGGGGGTTATGTACGAAAAGGGGCGTGGGGCAGAACAAGATCATCGCAAAGCTTTTGAATTTTATCAAAAATCGGCCAAACAAGGATATACCAAGGCACAATACGCCTTGGGAAATATGTATAAATATGCCAAAGGGGTTGCAGCTGACCCTGCTCAGGCCGTTAAATGGTATGAACAGTCTGCAAAATCAGGCGATATTGATGGAAAATATGCTGCAGGAATAGAATATTACGAAGGTTTTAATGGACGCAGGGATATTCAAAAAGGATTGGATTTTTTAAAACAAGCGGCTGAACAAGGTAATACCAAGGCTATGGCCTATCTTGGTAAATTATATTTTAAAGGTAAAGATGTCCCTAAAAACGATCAACAAGCGTTTAGTTATTTTGAACGAGCAGCATATAAGGGGGATCGAAAAGCACAGTTCTATTTAGGACTTATGTATGAAAAAGGTGATGGTACTGAACAGGATTATTCAAAAGCAATTTATTGGTATGAAAGAGCAGCAAAAACGAATGCATCCGCACAATATCAATTGGCTAGAATGTATAAAGAAGGTCTAGGTGTCGATGTCAATTACAATACTGCTTTTGAATTATTAAAGAGTGCTGCGAAAAAAAATAACGTTCAGGCACAATATACCCTGGCTCATTTATATGATGATGGCAATAATGTACCTCAAGATTACCCAAAAGCACTTTATTGGTATGAAAAAGCCTCGCGTGATGGCGATAACAGGGCAACCTATGCACTGGGCATGATGTTTTTGCAAGGACGTGGTGTCAATGAAGATTTTCGCAAAGCCTTTGATTTATTTAAACGTGCTGGGCAAGATGGGAATGTTGCTGCGCAATTAAAGGTTGCCCAGATTTATGAAAAAGGTGAGCAGGATAAAGATGTTCCTATAGATTATGTAAAAGCCAAAGAATGGTACGAGAAGGCTGCTGCACAGCATTCTGCCAATGCTTATTACGCACTTGGCAAATTATATCAAAGAGGGCTTGGTGTCGAAAAAGATTACGCCAAGGCTGTTCAATGGTATGAAAAAGGTGTTGAAAGTGGTGATGTAGAGTCAGAACTGGCGTTGGCAAATTTATACAGAGATGGTCAAGATATTGCCCAAGATTACGCTAAAGCATTGGCTTTATACGAGCAAGCTGCCAATAAAGGAAATATGGATGCACTTTTAGCATTAGGGCAGATGTATGAGCAAGGTCTTGGCACCCCTCAAGATGACAAGAAAGCTTTTGAAATCTACCAACGAGGAATAAATAGCAATAACACTGATTTATTGTATCGTTTGGGAATGATGTATTACCAAGGGATAGGAACAAATAAAGATTACAGTAAAGCTGCAAGTTTATTTGAAAAAGCAGCATATCAGGGGTCTACCGATGCTGATTTAATATTGGGAACTTTGTATTTGAATGGGCAGGGTACTGCCGTTAATGTTATCAAAGCTAAGGAGTATTTTGAGCAAGCTGTTAAACAAGGTAATGCCAAAGCCATGTATTTATTGGCAAATTTGTATCATAACGGCCATCAAATCCCAAAAGACTTAGATCTTGCTAAATCATTATTACAGCAAAGTTGTGATAAGGGGTTCCATGATTCCTGCGTGATGTTAAAGTCGATGCGGTAG